In the Lascolabacillus massiliensis genome, one interval contains:
- a CDS encoding efflux RND transporter permease subunit, with the protein MKIYETAVKNPVGTSLIFIGVVLIGLLFYRQLPIDLYPNIDLNIVSVMTTYSGAGAQDVEANVTRPLEDVLNTTEKLKEITSQSRDGLSMIMLEFDYGTDMDAVMNDVRDKVSLISGFLPDGTEDPMILKFSSDMIPVVVLSATAEESANALYKILDEQVANPLNRITGVGTVSVGGAPQREVQVNVVPAKLEAYNMSLEQIAQVIAAENVNVPAGNIDIGSQTYMLRLEGEFKNSKDLNDIVVGSSMGRPVYLRDVATVSDTLESRVQENYTNGRRSASIIVQKQSGANTVAIADAVNAALPELQKSLPPDIEIESVMDTSDYIKTSINSLLETIFLALIIVGIVVLFFLGRWRATIIVMVTIPISLIGSFIYLFITGNSINIISLSALSITIGMVVDDAIVVLENITSHIERGSRPKQAAVYGTEEVSLSVIASTLTIIAVFLPMTMVGGFAGVMFKQLGWMVTIIISLSLIISLTLTPMMSSHMLRSVKDVKMNGFDRWYHNNILPALDKLDHGYSKLVNWVSRRRRTTLFGVVVIFIISIIISAITLKTSFMPESDNNSIGLTIEMPTGTRMEVAREVGHNIVNNLRDKYPEIEIISFSVGTAGEGDTYAAMQDNAPNIMTYNIRLKEAKYRDKTIYDISDEMRNDLASMPELNRFQVMPGGGDMGMAGGNNVAVEVFGYDLAVTDAIAAELNSKLSEVDGLRDIVISRKDYRMEYQIQFDREKLSLNGLNMATASNAVRNRINGLVMSRYREDGEEYNIRVRFEEQYRQSIEDIENILIYNPMGFGVRVRDLGTVVESSSLPQIDRQDRERIVTVTGTIYGRALSEVVKDVDAILAQIDVPTGVQIEIGGTLEDQQESFAELALLLLIVSILVYIVLASQFESLTYPFMIILTIPFAFTGGLLLLAITGEPLGIMGYVGLIMLVGMVVKNAIVLIDYINLNRERGMSIITAVVHGGRSRLRPVLMTTLTTILGMIPLAIGTGQGSEMWRALGIAIIGGMTFSTIITLILIPALYSMMAGYGVRRRRKKHRLVIEENR; encoded by the coding sequence ATGAAAATATATGAAACCGCGGTAAAAAATCCCGTGGGAACATCACTAATTTTTATCGGAGTTGTACTGATTGGACTTCTGTTTTACAGACAGTTGCCAATCGACCTCTATCCCAATATCGACCTTAATATTGTGTCGGTCATGACCACCTATTCGGGTGCGGGAGCACAGGATGTGGAAGCAAATGTTACACGACCACTCGAGGATGTATTAAATACAACCGAGAAACTAAAAGAGATTACATCTCAGTCGAGAGACGGCTTATCAATGATAATGCTTGAGTTTGATTATGGTACCGATATGGATGCTGTAATGAATGATGTGAGAGATAAAGTGTCCCTAATATCGGGGTTTCTTCCCGATGGCACTGAAGATCCCATGATTCTTAAATTCAGTTCAGACATGATACCTGTAGTAGTCCTTTCGGCTACAGCAGAAGAAAGTGCCAATGCATTATATAAGATTCTTGATGAGCAGGTTGCAAACCCCTTAAATCGTATTACAGGAGTAGGAACTGTATCGGTAGGAGGTGCCCCTCAGCGTGAAGTGCAGGTAAATGTAGTACCAGCCAAGCTTGAAGCATATAACATGTCACTAGAACAGATTGCACAGGTAATTGCTGCTGAAAATGTAAACGTACCTGCTGGTAACATCGATATAGGTTCCCAAACTTATATGTTACGTCTTGAAGGTGAATTCAAGAATAGTAAAGATCTGAATGATATAGTTGTTGGAAGCAGCATGGGGCGTCCTGTATATCTAAGAGATGTTGCAACTGTTAGCGATACTCTTGAATCACGAGTACAGGAAAACTATACTAATGGCAGACGAAGTGCAAGTATAATTGTACAAAAGCAATCAGGGGCTAATACTGTTGCAATTGCAGATGCTGTTAATGCAGCATTGCCTGAACTGCAGAAGTCTCTGCCACCAGATATTGAGATTGAGTCTGTAATGGATACATCAGACTACATTAAAACATCAATCAATAGTTTGCTTGAGACTATTTTCCTGGCTTTGATAATTGTTGGTATAGTAGTACTGTTTTTCCTGGGCAGATGGCGTGCAACCATTATTGTAATGGTTACAATCCCAATTTCGCTTATCGGATCATTCATATACCTTTTTATAACGGGTAACTCTATAAATATCATATCTCTTTCGGCTCTCTCCATCACCATAGGTATGGTAGTTGATGATGCTATCGTTGTACTTGAAAATATTACTTCTCATATCGAACGAGGCAGTCGTCCAAAGCAGGCAGCTGTTTATGGAACAGAAGAGGTTTCGCTATCTGTTATCGCATCAACACTAACCATTATTGCAGTGTTCCTGCCGATGACAATGGTAGGCGGTTTTGCAGGAGTTATGTTTAAACAGTTGGGCTGGATGGTTACTATTATCATCTCTCTTTCATTGATAATATCACTTACTCTCACACCAATGATGAGTTCACATATGTTGCGCTCAGTAAAAGATGTTAAAATGAATGGGTTCGACAGATGGTATCACAACAACATATTACCTGCGCTCGATAAACTTGATCATGGATATAGCAAGTTGGTAAACTGGGTTTCAAGAAGAAGGAGAACAACACTGTTTGGAGTTGTTGTGATATTCATAATAAGTATAATTATTTCCGCTATTACTCTTAAAACAAGCTTCATGCCTGAATCAGACAATAATAGTATAGGATTAACTATTGAGATGCCAACAGGTACACGTATGGAAGTTGCAAGGGAGGTTGGACATAATATTGTAAATAACTTGAGGGATAAATATCCGGAAATTGAAATTATCTCTTTTTCAGTTGGTACTGCCGGTGAAGGTGATACTTACGCAGCAATGCAGGATAATGCCCCAAATATTATGACATATAACATCCGACTCAAGGAAGCTAAATATAGAGATAAAACTATATATGATATTTCAGATGAGATGCGAAATGATCTCGCTTCAATGCCGGAACTCAATCGCTTCCAGGTGATGCCTGGTGGTGGTGATATGGGAATGGCAGGAGGAAACAATGTTGCAGTGGAAGTTTTCGGATATGATCTTGCAGTTACAGATGCTATCGCTGCAGAACTGAACAGTAAATTATCTGAAGTAGATGGATTAAGAGATATTGTTATTTCACGTAAGGACTATAGGATGGAATATCAGATTCAGTTCGATCGCGAAAAACTTTCACTGAATGGTCTTAATATGGCAACAGCTTCTAATGCAGTTCGTAACAGAATAAACGGTCTGGTAATGTCACGTTATCGTGAAGATGGTGAAGAGTATAACATACGTGTTCGTTTTGAAGAGCAATATCGTCAATCTATCGAGGATATTGAAAATATCCTAATCTATAACCCAATGGGTTTTGGAGTTAGAGTAAGAGATCTGGGTACGGTAGTAGAATCTTCTTCACTACCTCAAATCGACAGGCAGGACCGTGAAAGAATTGTCACAGTTACTGGAACAATATACGGCAGAGCCTTGAGTGAGGTAGTTAAAGATGTCGATGCAATTCTCGCACAGATTGATGTTCCAACAGGTGTGCAGATAGAAATTGGTGGTACTCTCGAAGATCAGCAAGAGTCCTTCGCCGAGCTTGCACTCCTTCTGTTGATAGTATCAATTCTTGTATATATTGTACTAGCATCTCAGTTTGAATCTCTCACCTATCCGTTTATGATTATTCTTACAATTCCTTTTGCTTTTACGGGTGGATTGCTTCTACTTGCGATAACCGGTGAGCCACTGGGAATAATGGGATATGTGGGACTTATCATGCTTGTGGGTATGGTTGTAAAAAATGCTATTGTGCTTATCGACTATATCAACCTGAATCGTGAAAGAGGTATGTCAATTATTACAGCAGTAGTTCATGGTGGACGCTCGAGGTTACGTCCGGTATTGATGACAACTTTAACTACTATTTTGGGTATGATACCTCTTGCAATAGGTACCGGACAAGGTTCCGAAATGTGGCGTGCACTTGGTATAGCAATTATTGGTGGTATGACATTCTCCACAATTATTACACTTATACTAATACCTGCGCTTTATTCTATGATGGCGGGTTATGGTGTTCGTCGCAGACGTAAGAAACATCGTTTAGTTATTGAGGAAAACAGGTAG
- a CDS encoding efflux RND transporter periplasmic adaptor subunit, translating into MQNLFKFIPLLSIALLLSCGGSGQTESTESEASQKTKVRVEEVKLVPVDQISTFTATVEADKVNNIAPAMGGRIREIYVEVGSQVRKGQVLVAMDASTYSQQETQVATLRRDFERYKELYEVGGISKQQLDQVKTQLDVAETAMNNLGENTKLVSPLNGVVTARNYDPGDVAMQLPILTIESMNPVKVTLNVSERFYSQVKIGMPVEVQADALGDEVFEGKISLIYPTIDPVSHTFTVEVSVPNNNQKLRPGMFSRVKMNFGTNDRPLLSDLAVLKQVGSNDRYVFVEENGKAKYTIVQLGARIDDKYEIISGLNAGDKVIIHGNTNLIDGSEVEVID; encoded by the coding sequence ATGCAAAACTTATTTAAGTTTATTCCATTACTGTCGATTGCTCTGCTATTATCATGTGGTGGATCGGGACAAACCGAAAGCACAGAAAGTGAAGCATCACAAAAGACAAAAGTGCGTGTGGAAGAGGTTAAACTGGTTCCCGTAGATCAGATTTCCACATTTACTGCAACTGTTGAGGCCGATAAGGTAAACAATATCGCTCCTGCAATGGGAGGACGTATTCGTGAGATTTATGTTGAAGTTGGATCACAAGTAAGAAAAGGTCAGGTACTTGTTGCAATGGATGCTTCTACTTATTCACAACAGGAAACACAGGTTGCTACTTTAAGGAGAGATTTCGAAAGATATAAAGAGTTGTATGAAGTAGGAGGTATTTCAAAACAGCAGCTCGATCAGGTAAAAACTCAGCTGGATGTTGCAGAAACAGCAATGAATAACTTGGGAGAAAATACCAAACTCGTAAGTCCCCTAAATGGAGTAGTAACCGCTCGTAATTACGATCCGGGTGACGTAGCAATGCAATTGCCAATTCTAACAATTGAGAGTATGAACCCTGTGAAGGTTACACTTAATGTATCCGAAAGATTTTACAGTCAGGTAAAAATTGGAATGCCAGTTGAAGTACAAGCTGATGCCCTTGGAGATGAGGTGTTTGAAGGTAAGATATCCCTGATATACCCCACAATCGATCCGGTATCACACACTTTCACAGTTGAGGTTTCAGTTCCAAATAATAATCAGAAGCTTCGTCCAGGTATGTTCTCACGCGTGAAAATGAATTTTGGAACAAATGACCGTCCTCTGCTCAGCGATTTAGCAGTGCTTAAGCAGGTAGGATCAAACGACCGCTATGTATTTGTTGAAGAGAACGGTAAAGCAAAATATACTATAGTTCAACTAGGTGCAAGAATTGATGACAAGTATGAGATCATTTCGGGATTAAATGCCGGAGACAAGGTAATTATTCATGGAAATACCAACCTTATTGATGGTTCGGAAGTTGAAGTGATAGATTAA
- a CDS encoding LiaF domain-containing protein has translation MEKKFKPNETPKVQGITFGILLILAGFLFLSFNFGWIDPVLRSVVFSWPFIFIILSVISFSKRDFAFGFIWLIAGIFFLLPRLAEAYPDYLSGIQDNFTNVYWPLLLIIVGIVIVFNVISGRNRSMRGCGNRSMQFQSTENRDGVINKNVTFGGSESIFLDPVFNGGSISAVFGGVVLDLRKTTLPEGETYLDISAIFGGIELYIPDSWLVETRIHTVLGGVEDKRLVSQTDQSRKLILQGNLTFGGCSIL, from the coding sequence ATGGAAAAAAAATTTAAGCCAAATGAAACTCCAAAAGTACAAGGAATTACTTTTGGAATACTTCTTATACTTGCCGGGTTTCTATTTCTTTCTTTTAATTTTGGATGGATTGACCCTGTTCTCAGATCTGTTGTTTTTTCATGGCCTTTTATATTTATTATACTATCTGTAATCAGCTTCTCAAAGAGAGACTTTGCTTTTGGATTTATTTGGCTTATTGCAGGTATATTTTTTCTACTACCCAGATTAGCAGAAGCATATCCTGACTATTTAAGCGGTATTCAAGATAATTTTACGAATGTTTATTGGCCATTACTGCTAATTATAGTTGGAATAGTAATTGTTTTTAATGTTATTTCTGGCAGAAACAGGAGTATGAGAGGTTGTGGAAACCGTTCAATGCAATTTCAATCAACAGAAAATAGAGATGGTGTAATTAATAAAAATGTAACTTTTGGTGGCTCAGAAAGTATATTTTTAGACCCTGTATTTAATGGTGGAAGTATAAGTGCAGTTTTTGGCGGTGTAGTTCTTGACCTTCGCAAAACCACACTTCCTGAAGGGGAGACCTATCTGGATATATCTGCAATTTTCGGTGGAATAGAACTATACATACCTGACAGCTGGCTTGTCGAAACAAGAATTCATACAGTATTAGGTGGAGTTGAAGATAAAAGATTAGTTTCTCAAACTGATCAATCAAGGAAATTGATTCTGCAAGGAAATCTTACATTCGGAGGATGCTCAATTCTATAG
- a CDS encoding LytR/AlgR family response regulator transcription factor, whose product MKFIFTYTQIQWLILLLLSAIFAVLNTLAYQPLVSFSFNIFLLKSMIDGLLLLGICRLLLIVIPSANYVKLEPIQQFINYFALGILVTAVWVGLSFATSYYILGSENIEKFVDIIPMNAFIGLLLYIIDIQFIHYKMVVVENKIETEPDTDFKADSNETKLNPEQTDEGSEAIERIAVKVGNKIHVILVQDIIYIEADGDYVKIVTDHGKYMKEDTMKYYEAGLPQSKFVRVHRSYIVNVEKILRIELYEKQNQMLTLNNGDQIRASASGYKSLRDVLKL is encoded by the coding sequence ATGAAATTTATATTCACATATACACAGATTCAATGGTTGATACTTTTACTTCTAAGTGCCATTTTTGCTGTGTTGAACACCCTCGCATATCAACCACTCGTTTCATTCTCTTTCAATATATTTTTACTGAAAAGTATGATCGATGGATTATTGCTTTTGGGAATATGCAGATTATTATTGATAGTAATTCCATCAGCTAACTATGTAAAACTTGAACCTATACAGCAATTTATAAATTATTTTGCATTAGGTATTCTTGTAACAGCAGTTTGGGTAGGCCTAAGTTTTGCTACCTCCTACTATATTCTTGGAAGTGAAAATATTGAGAAGTTTGTTGATATAATTCCAATGAACGCATTCATAGGGTTGTTGTTATATATTATTGATATTCAGTTTATACATTATAAAATGGTTGTTGTGGAAAATAAAATAGAAACAGAGCCAGATACAGATTTCAAAGCAGATAGTAATGAAACTAAACTAAATCCGGAACAGACAGATGAAGGTTCAGAAGCAATAGAACGTATTGCCGTGAAAGTAGGAAATAAAATTCATGTAATTCTTGTTCAGGATATCATATATATTGAGGCTGATGGTGATTACGTAAAAATAGTTACTGATCATGGTAAATATATGAAAGAGGATACTATGAAGTATTATGAAGCAGGTTTACCTCAATCAAAATTTGTAAGAGTTCATAGATCTTATATTGTAAATGTTGAAAAAATACTACGCATTGAGCTATACGAAAAGCAAAATCAAATGCTAACACTTAACAACGGAGACCAAATCAGAGCCAGCGCTTCAGGTTATAAATCCCTCAGAGATGTACTTAAATTGTAA
- a CDS encoding TolC family protein, with the protein MNKSIMNPKMLMMLLVMLLSLNGLNVANAQQTDSLHIDLNSALEIALSENPTVKVADMEIKKKEYAKKSAYGALFPQMDVIGSYQRAIKRQTVYFDEGFGFGGDIDPNDYTPEELKILEVFGKMMSPDPESSGDGIQMGRFNVWTAGLNVNMPLVVPSLWKNIQMSEVDIRLAMEQARASRIDLINQVKKAYFSLLLAQDSYNVLKLTYETDSLNLVNIKNRYNQGIVAEYDVVTAEVRLKSLIPNILQAENMRKIAELQLNMLMGIDGDLPLKVTGSLDEYEATISNIIIPADTSLLQNSDIKQFDLQAQQAKNAYEIQKLQYAPSLVTSFNWTYMSQNNDFRFSDYRWDPYSTIGITLQIPLFSGGQRYHNVKQSEIQLHQLGEQRKNLERSLKLSIKNNFDLINKNIEQVIASQSSVELARRGHEITLKRYETGMGTIVDVNAAALAVLNAELQNRNAIYDYLAAKADLEKVIGYEIAPIEDINW; encoded by the coding sequence ATGAATAAATCTATTATGAATCCAAAGATGTTAATGATGCTTTTAGTGATGTTACTCAGTCTTAATGGACTGAACGTTGCAAATGCTCAGCAAACTGATAGTTTGCACATCGATTTAAACAGTGCACTGGAAATTGCACTGAGTGAAAATCCCACCGTGAAAGTGGCTGATATGGAAATTAAAAAGAAGGAGTATGCTAAAAAAAGCGCATATGGTGCATTATTTCCTCAGATGGATGTAATTGGATCGTATCAGCGTGCAATTAAAAGGCAAACAGTATATTTTGATGAAGGATTTGGTTTCGGGGGTGATATAGATCCAAATGATTATACTCCCGAAGAACTTAAGATTTTAGAAGTATTTGGTAAAATGATGTCACCTGATCCAGAATCATCAGGTGATGGAATTCAAATGGGACGTTTTAATGTATGGACTGCAGGTCTTAATGTGAATATGCCATTGGTTGTTCCCTCATTATGGAAGAATATTCAGATGAGCGAAGTGGATATACGACTCGCAATGGAGCAGGCCAGAGCTTCGCGAATTGATCTTATCAACCAGGTTAAGAAAGCCTACTTCAGTCTATTACTTGCTCAGGATAGTTATAATGTATTAAAGCTCACATATGAGACCGACTCATTAAACCTTGTTAATATTAAAAATAGATATAACCAGGGCATAGTTGCTGAGTATGATGTTGTTACTGCCGAGGTTAGGTTAAAGAGTCTGATCCCCAATATTCTGCAGGCAGAAAATATGAGAAAGATTGCAGAACTTCAATTGAATATGCTAATGGGTATCGATGGTGATTTACCACTAAAAGTAACGGGATCACTTGATGAATATGAAGCTACAATTTCAAACATTATAATACCTGCAGATACGTCATTATTGCAGAATAGTGATATTAAGCAGTTCGATTTACAGGCTCAGCAGGCAAAAAATGCATATGAGATACAGAAGCTGCAGTATGCACCTTCACTTGTTACTTCTTTCAATTGGACTTATATGAGTCAGAATAACGACTTTCGATTCAGTGATTATCGTTGGGATCCATATTCAACAATTGGAATAACACTTCAAATTCCTCTTTTTAGCGGTGGACAGCGATATCATAATGTAAAACAGTCAGAAATCCAACTGCACCAGCTAGGGGAACAGCGTAAAAATCTGGAGAGATCATTAAAGCTATCCATAAAAAATAATTTTGATCTGATAAACAAAAATATAGAACAGGTAATAGCCTCACAGTCTTCTGTAGAACTGGCTCGCAGGGGTCACGAAATAACCTTGAAGAGATATGAAACAGGAATGGGAACAATTGTTGATGTAAATGCAGCTGCACTTGCCGTTCTTAATGCAGAACTTCAAAACAGAAATGCTATATATGACTATCTGGCTGCAAAGGCCGATTTGGAAAAGGTTATCGGTTATGAGATTGCACCTATTGAAGATATTAACTGGTGA
- a CDS encoding TetR/AcrR family transcriptional regulator, whose product MEIKDRILKKAEDLFFVYGIKSVSMDELATSLGISKRTIYENFKDKEDILTSLMIKLRDDRNLAFQEYLSDDYNVVEVFLKVIEIQSQMPECNAKFFQDIYKYYPKVAALIQKNMEENNNFLQEFLQKGINQGYIREDLNIKIAAFLVEESTHTYLRASYIEKPPFSFNELFKTMMINFVRGISTEKGIKIIDAYLEKEKSN is encoded by the coding sequence ATGGAAATAAAAGATCGAATATTAAAGAAAGCAGAAGATTTATTCTTCGTATATGGCATAAAAAGTGTTTCAATGGATGAGCTTGCAACATCTTTGGGAATATCTAAAAGAACTATATACGAGAATTTTAAGGATAAAGAGGATATCCTTACTTCTCTAATGATCAAGCTAAGAGATGATCGTAATTTGGCTTTTCAAGAATACCTTTCTGATGATTATAATGTAGTTGAGGTTTTCTTGAAAGTTATCGAGATACAGTCTCAAATGCCCGAGTGTAATGCTAAATTCTTTCAGGATATATATAAATATTATCCTAAAGTAGCAGCATTGATCCAGAAAAATATGGAAGAGAATAATAATTTCTTACAAGAGTTTTTGCAAAAGGGTATTAATCAGGGATATATACGTGAAGATCTTAATATTAAGATAGCTGCATTTTTAGTTGAAGAGAGCACACACACCTATTTACGAGCCTCATACATAGAAAAACCACCATTCTCTTTTAATGAACTATTCAAGACAATGATGATAAATTTTGTCAGAGGCATATCGACAGAGAAAGGAATAAAAATAATTGATGCTTATCTCGAAAAAGAAAAGAGTAATTAA
- a CDS encoding NADP-dependent malic enzyme, with protein sequence MTNNKLRKDALDYHSQGRPGKIEVLPTKPYNSQHDLSLAYSPGVAEPCLEIKNDPGAAYKYTAKGNLVAVISNGTAVLGLGDIGAVAGKPVMEGKGLLFKIFAGIDVFDIEVNEKDPEKFIQIVKAISPTFGGINLEDIKAPECFEIEERLKAELDIPIMHDDQHGTAIISACGLLNALELNGKKIDEIKIVVNGAGAAANSCTQLYIALGAKLENIVMLDSKGVISKYRTDLNERKKPFATDRKITTLEEAVKGADMFLGLSVADVLTTDMVKSMSKDPIVFALANPNPEISYELAMSAREDIIFATGRSDHPNQINNVLGFPYIFRGALDVQATCINEEMKIATVYALAELTKKTVPDVVNTAYSIKKLRFGRDYIIPKPLDPRLLTTVAPAVARAAMESGVARKPIENWEEYDHKLRDLMGLDNKMVRRMYEMARLNPKRVVFSETNHLNMLKAAENAYAEGICHPILLGNEEKIAKIAKENQISLNGIEIVNLRHDREEERRLRYAEILSKKRERQGMTFEEAAEKMFERNYFGMMMVETGEADAMITGVFSKYADTIEIAKEVIGIREGLNHIGAMHIVNTKKGMLFLADTLFNRHPDTDTLIDIARLADATVKFFNHDPVIAMVSYSNFGSDSVGSPASVHQVVKTLHERYPEMVVDGEMQVNYALNKELRDKKYPFTRLRDKEVNTLVFPNLSSANASYKILKETGKNDIIGPIQMGLNKPVHILDVDTSVRDIVNMVAVAVIDAIVEENIRLNNLSRII encoded by the coding sequence ATGACAAATAACAAGTTGCGTAAAGATGCCCTTGATTATCACTCTCAGGGGCGTCCGGGAAAGATTGAGGTTTTACCTACCAAACCTTATAACTCTCAACATGATTTATCTTTAGCTTATTCACCGGGTGTTGCTGAACCATGCCTTGAAATAAAAAATGATCCGGGTGCTGCATATAAATATACTGCTAAGGGAAACCTTGTTGCAGTTATATCAAATGGAACAGCTGTTCTTGGTTTAGGTGATATAGGTGCCGTTGCAGGAAAACCTGTTATGGAAGGAAAAGGTCTTCTCTTTAAAATATTTGCAGGCATCGATGTTTTTGATATTGAGGTTAACGAGAAAGATCCTGAAAAGTTTATTCAGATAGTTAAAGCAATTTCTCCAACATTCGGTGGTATCAACCTGGAGGATATAAAAGCACCTGAGTGTTTTGAGATTGAGGAACGCCTGAAAGCAGAACTCGATATTCCTATTATGCACGACGATCAGCATGGAACTGCTATTATATCGGCGTGCGGACTACTTAATGCTCTTGAGCTTAATGGTAAAAAAATTGATGAAATAAAGATTGTTGTTAATGGAGCGGGTGCTGCAGCTAATTCATGTACTCAACTATATATTGCATTAGGAGCGAAACTTGAGAATATTGTGATGCTAGACTCAAAAGGTGTAATAAGTAAATATAGAACAGACCTTAATGAGCGCAAGAAACCATTTGCAACTGACAGAAAAATAACAACTCTTGAAGAGGCAGTTAAGGGTGCTGATATGTTTCTAGGATTATCTGTAGCTGATGTGCTGACTACAGACATGGTAAAATCGATGAGTAAAGATCCAATTGTTTTTGCACTTGCTAATCCTAATCCTGAAATTTCTTACGAGCTTGCAATGAGTGCAAGAGAGGATATAATATTTGCGACCGGACGTTCAGATCATCCTAATCAGATAAACAATGTACTTGGATTCCCATATATTTTCCGTGGTGCTTTGGATGTTCAAGCAACATGTATTAACGAAGAGATGAAAATTGCAACTGTTTATGCTCTGGCTGAACTCACAAAAAAAACAGTTCCTGATGTTGTTAATACAGCATACAGTATCAAAAAGTTACGTTTTGGCAGAGATTATATAATTCCTAAACCACTTGATCCAAGACTTCTTACAACTGTTGCTCCTGCTGTAGCTAGGGCTGCCATGGAGTCAGGTGTTGCCCGCAAGCCTATCGAAAATTGGGAGGAATATGATCATAAGCTGCGTGATCTTATGGGTCTTGATAATAAGATGGTGCGTAGAATGTACGAAATGGCGCGACTAAATCCTAAACGTGTTGTGTTCTCTGAGACTAATCATCTTAATATGCTTAAGGCTGCGGAAAATGCATATGCTGAAGGTATATGTCATCCTATTTTATTGGGAAATGAAGAGAAGATTGCAAAGATCGCAAAAGAGAACCAGATTAGTCTTAATGGAATAGAGATAGTTAATTTACGTCACGATCGTGAAGAAGAGCGTAGATTGCGTTATGCAGAAATCCTTTCCAAAAAGAGAGAACGTCAGGGAATGACTTTTGAAGAAGCTGCTGAGAAGATGTTCGAACGCAACTATTTTGGAATGATGATGGTTGAAACCGGAGAGGCGGATGCAATGATAACAGGTGTATTCAGTAAATATGCCGACACTATTGAAATTGCTAAAGAGGTGATTGGTATCCGTGAGGGTCTTAACCATATTGGTGCAATGCATATAGTAAACACTAAAAAAGGTATGCTGTTTCTTGCTGATACTCTATTCAACAGACATCCTGATACAGATACTTTGATAGACATAGCTAGATTGGCTGATGCTACTGTTAAGTTTTTCAATCATGATCCTGTAATAGCGATGGTTTCCTATTCTAACTTCGGGTCAGACTCAGTAGGCAGTCCTGCGAGCGTTCACCAGGTTGTTAAAACACTTCACGAAAGATATCCTGAAATGGTTGTTGATGGTGAAATGCAAGTTAATTATGCCCTGAATAAAGAATTGAGAGATAAGAAATATCCTTTTACACGTTTACGCGATAAAGAGGTAAATACACTTGTTTTCCCTAATCTGAGTTCAGCCAATGCTTCATACAAAATACTTAAAGAAACTGGAAAGAATGATATAATTGGTCCTATTCAAATGGGACTAAACAAACCGGTACATATTTTAGATGTAGATACTTCTGTGCGTGATATAGTAAATATGGTAGCCGTAGCAGTTATTGATGCAATTGTTGAAGAAAATATAAGATTAAATAATTTATCAAGAATAATTTAG